The Chloroflexota bacterium genome window below encodes:
- a CDS encoding zinc ribbon domain-containing protein, producing MPDGLPDPGKIWNDFITNPLVQTAGTLIVVYVVLLWLGTAYWAFRDMQARSENPILPYFASALIIFFTPLLFLFAVVLYLIVRPRESLAEVYERSLAEESLLAEVEKNELCPVCRDRVHADWLVCPNCRTRLHRVCPSCSRLADPEWPLCAYCGHEFQRPAARPVERVMERTAPARPAERAPDLGAEPGLRPASNP from the coding sequence ATGCCTGACGGCCTGCCGGATCCGGGGAAGATCTGGAACGACTTCATCACCAACCCGCTGGTCCAGACCGCGGGCACACTCATCGTCGTATACGTCGTCCTGCTCTGGCTGGGGACCGCCTATTGGGCATTCCGCGACATGCAGGCGCGCTCCGAGAACCCGATCCTTCCCTACTTCGCGTCGGCCCTGATCATCTTCTTCACGCCGCTCCTGTTCCTGTTTGCGGTGGTCCTGTACCTCATCGTCCGCCCCCGCGAGTCGTTGGCGGAGGTGTACGAGCGCTCGCTGGCCGAGGAATCGCTGCTGGCCGAGGTCGAGAAGAACGAGCTCTGCCCGGTCTGCCGCGACCGCGTCCACGCCGATTGGCTGGTCTGCCCGAACTGCCGCACCCGGCTGCACCGCGTGTGCCCTTCGTGCAGCAGGCTGGCCGATCCGGAGTGGCCGCTGTGCGCCTACTGCGGACACGAGTTTCAGCGTCCGGCCGCACGCCCGGTCGAGCGCGTCATGGAGCGCACCGCTCCGGCGCGGCCCGCGGAGCGGGCCCCCGACCTGGGCGCCGAACCTGGCCTCCGCCCCGCCTCTAATCCCTGA